TTTTTTAGCCCATCCTCTGCAGGCGGAGGCAGTTACTTATGTCGCCGGCCGGGCCGATCCGATGCATGCGGCTCTGATGCTGGCGGCATTCTTGTTTTTTTACAAGTATGTTGCCGAAAAAGCAGCTTTCAAGTTTTATTTCTGGTCAATTGTCTTTTTCTCGGCTGCGCTCCTAACTAAAGAACGGGCAATAGTACTGCCGGCTCTTCTGGTTTTGTATTACGTCACTCTTTATCCTGAACCTCTTCTTCAAAATTGGAAGAAAAAAATTATCAACATTTTACCCTACACCGGAATTGCCGTCCTCTATCTTATTTTAAGAATGACAGTTTTGCACTTCGCGGATGTTTTTGATCTGGGACAGCCCAACAATATCGGAGCGCAGAATTGGTACGAAAAATTTCTGGCTTACTGCCAGGGCATAGCAGTGTATGCCGGACTTCTCTTTTGGCCGGCTAAACTTTATATGGAAAAATCAATCAGTATTCCGCCATCTTTTTGGAACTCTTACGTGATATCCGGTTTAATTATTGTAATTAGCTCATTGGCGGGAATAGTTTATTCTTTCAGAAGGAAAAAAATTTTTGCTTTTGGAATGCTTTGGTTTTGGGTCGCTCTTTCTCCCTCTTTTCACATTTATCCCATTCAGGGGCTTCTTTACGAACACTGGCTGTATTTTCCCATGATTGGATTACTGGCCGTATTCGTGTTGCCGCTGGCGACAATGATCCGGTATACTGAATTTAATTCCTTTCGGATATTTCTGGTGGCACTACTTACTGTCGGAATCCTGGCTTTAGGTATTCGAACAATTGTCCGCAACCGCGACTGGAACAATCCGATAAGGTTTTACGAAAAAAATGTTTCGCTGGGCGGATTGTCTGCCCGGGTATACACTAACTTAGGCATGGCTTACGATGGCGCGGGAAGGCACGAAGAGGCAATCGGAACTTATCAAAAAGCCATTGCACTGGACAATCGGCTGTTTCAGCCCTGGTACGACACGGGCAACGCTTATTGGGATATGCAAAAATTGGATGAAGCGCTAGCGGCTTATCAAAAGTCCGTTGAACTCAATCCTTATTTTTTGCCGGCTTATTATAATTTGGCGGGAATTTATGCCGGCTGTAATGATTTCGACAATGCTGCTGGAGTTTTGCAGAAGGCACTAGCGGTTGATTCCAATAAATCAAGGACATATTATAATTTAGGAATTGTTTACTATCAAAAAGGAGATAAGACAGAGGCAAAAAAATATTTTACTGAGGCCTTACGGCTGGAGCCGAGTAATGTTGATTTATTGAATCTGGTTAATGGCTTATAGGCCGATGTGGTGAAACCCGCGCACCAGTCCGCCAGCTGGCGGACTGGTGCGGAGCAAGTTGGCAGATTTAACCCATTATAGCTGGTGGGCGAGTGGTGGAATGGTATACACGTAAGGTTTAGGACCTTATGGGAGTAATCCCTTGTGGGTTCAAATCCCACCTCGCCCACAAAATAAAAGACGCATCCCGCCTAGGCGGGACTCCCGCAAGAAATTGAGAGTTCGAATCCCTGCCCGTTGATTTTTAGCGGGGTCTCCCAAGGCACGAAATAAGCTGGACTAATGCAAAAATTAAGTTATAATAATGAAATCAATATTTAAAAGAAATAAAAATGGCAAACGATCAGGAAATTTTGGAAAAATATGAAAAAGAAAATCCCTGGGGCATGCTTACCAGCATTGATCTTAAAGAATGCAATCCGGAGATTATTCGCAACGCCGAAAAAATTAAGGACTTTGTCGCCAAACTCTGTGATTTAATCGGTATGAAACGCTTCGGAGAAATACAAGTGGTTCATTTCGGTGAGAACCAGCGGGTGGCCGGATTTTCAATGACGCAGCTGATTGAGACATCACTTATTTCCGGTCATTTTGCCAACCAGTCCAACGCGGTGTATCTGGATATTTTCAGCTGCGGGAAATATCCGCCTTACAAATCAGCGGAGTTTTGCAAGGATTTTTTTCAAGCCAAAAGCGCCAAAGTGACTGTTATTTTTCGCCACTAAAAACAGCAATGACTGTAAAATATATTGCCGTCACAAAAGAAAACAGCGGAGAGCGCCTTGATAAATTCCTAAAGCGGGAATTTTTTTCGTATTCTCGGGGAGAAATTATCAGAAATATCAGAGCCGGAAATATTCTGGTGAACAGCAAAAAAGTAAAGTCCAGCTATGTTTTGAAAGAAGGAGACATTATTAAATCAAAAATTAAAAATCAAAAATCAAAATTAATTTCCAATTCAAATATAAAATTCAGCGTTATTTATAAGAATGAAGACATTATTATGATCAATAAGCCAGCAGGGTTGAGTGTCCACCCCGTAAAATCAAATGAAAATGATACTTTAGCAAACGGATTGCTGGCAAAATTTACAGAAATAAAAAATATCCATGATGACTCTAAAAATGCGCATCTGCGCCCCGGAATTATTCACCGGCTAGATAAAGACACTTCGGGCGTAATGGTTATTGCGAGAAATATGAAAGCGTATGAAGGGTTAAAGAAAATTTTTAAAGAGCGTAAAGTCGATAAGAAATATTTAGCAATCGTCCGCGGAATCTTAAAGGATAAAAAAGGAGTTATCAAAAAACCGATTGCTCGAGCAAAAACTTATAGAAAGCAGGTAATTGCCGGAAGGAAAACTAAAACGAAAATTCGCGAAGCTATAACTGAATACAAAGTACTAAAAGAGTTTGATAATTACTCTTTACTGGAAGTTACTCCCAAAACCGGCCGGATGCACCAAATTCGGGTGCATTTGTTTTCCATCGGCCATCCGATTGTGGGAGATAAGTTATATAAATTAAAAAAAGCTAAGCTTTTCCCGGCAAAGCTTAGCTTTAAAATGACTAGGCAACTGCTTCACGCCCAGCAGCTCATCTTTGACTTGGGCGGAAAAAAATATAAATTCAGCGCCAGGCCACCGAAGGATTTTGCGGATTTTCTGGGTTTTCTTGACGAAGGGAAAATAAAAAGCTAGTATGAAAAAACTGGACAAAAAGGCAAAAAACTTTGTTTTTAATTTAAGTAAAAATTAACTATAATTACCATATGGATAAGAAAATAATTGAATTTAATCAAGTTTCCCGTCAAAAGAAGATGCCGGTTCTGCGAGCGGGAGATATTATTAAAGTGCATCGTAAAATAATTGAAGGAGGGAAAGAAAGAGTCCAGGTTTTTGAAGGAATCATTATCTCGG
This DNA window, taken from Candidatus Moraniibacteriota bacterium, encodes the following:
- a CDS encoding tetratricopeptide repeat protein, whose amino-acid sequence is MIKLINYIEGLSFWKVAVILATVGLILYINTFTNQLFWDDYDSIVNNAYVKSWNYLPNYFSENLTAGSGIRDNYWRPLLLFSFSLDYKIGKLTPLFYHLQSLFWHILSAVLAYWLIFKLFKNKLASLIAALIFLAHPLQAEAVTYVAGRADPMHAALMLAAFLFFYKYVAEKAAFKFYFWSIVFFSAALLTKERAIVLPALLVLYYVTLYPEPLLQNWKKKIINILPYTGIAVLYLILRMTVLHFADVFDLGQPNNIGAQNWYEKFLAYCQGIAVYAGLLFWPAKLYMEKSISIPPSFWNSYVISGLIIVISSLAGIVYSFRRKKIFAFGMLWFWVALSPSFHIYPIQGLLYEHWLYFPMIGLLAVFVLPLATMIRYTEFNSFRIFLVALLTVGILALGIRTIVRNRDWNNPIRFYEKNVSLGGLSARVYTNLGMAYDGAGRHEEAIGTYQKAIALDNRLFQPWYDTGNAYWDMQKLDEALAAYQKSVELNPYFLPAYYNLAGIYAGCNDFDNAAGVLQKALAVDSNKSRTYYNLGIVYYQKGDKTEAKKYFTEALRLEPSNVDLLNLVNGL
- a CDS encoding RluA family pseudouridine synthase → MTVKYIAVTKENSGERLDKFLKREFFSYSRGEIIRNIRAGNILVNSKKVKSSYVLKEGDIIKSKIKNQKSKLISNSNIKFSVIYKNEDIIMINKPAGLSVHPVKSNENDTLANGLLAKFTEIKNIHDDSKNAHLRPGIIHRLDKDTSGVMVIARNMKAYEGLKKIFKERKVDKKYLAIVRGILKDKKGVIKKPIARAKTYRKQVIAGRKTKTKIREAITEYKVLKEFDNYSLLEVTPKTGRMHQIRVHLFSIGHPIVGDKLYKLKKAKLFPAKLSFKMTRQLLHAQQLIFDLGGKKYKFSARPPKDFADFLGFLDEGKIKS
- a CDS encoding S-adenosylmethionine decarboxylase, translated to MANDQEILEKYEKENPWGMLTSIDLKECNPEIIRNAEKIKDFVAKLCDLIGMKRFGEIQVVHFGENQRVAGFSMTQLIETSLISGHFANQSNAVYLDIFSCGKYPPYKSAEFCKDFFQAKSAKVTVIFRH